The following proteins are encoded in a genomic region of Candidatus Thermoplasmatota archaeon:
- a CDS encoding diphthine synthase (Required for the methylation step in diphthamide biosynthesis) → MLVFIGLGLQGEGISLRGLREARESDVVYAELYTSKLPKLRLDELKQTIGKPIEVVDRETVEQRPNEILHAAKAG, encoded by the coding sequence ATGCTCGTATTCATCGGGCTTGGCTTGCAAGGCGAGGGGATATCGCTCCGGGGGCTACGCGAAGCACGAGAATCCGATGTTGTGTATGCTGAGCTCTACACAAGTAAGCTGCCTAAACTTAGACTAGATGAGCTCAAGCAAACGATCGGCAAGCCTATTGAGGTGGTCGACCGCGAGACCGTCGAGCAACGTCCAAACGAGATCCTGCACGCGGCCAAAGCGGG